One window from the genome of Elaeis guineensis isolate ETL-2024a chromosome 5, EG11, whole genome shotgun sequence encodes:
- the LOC140858092 gene encoding uncharacterized protein has product MFLAVRWNGPFRKPVGILYLSPFASMSGFFRSTLTTEPKSLRAPHKNLSEIFKTTAPTFADSSSRIRRALQSNKWSESVEMELQRLDVHLNTYIVNQVLKSLSNSETAFLFFVWAESQPGFEHDHFTIKSVICLLLKDQDFDLLSKFLGRIRSSGFSLHRSVYRILISGYARAGLIDSAIQIFDEMIASGCRIFSVDYNKFIGLLVKNHCFDLAEKYYNKMIPEKFSLSSFTYSRFIAGLCEVKNLRLVERLLVDMNKMGSVPDIWAYNIYLNSLCKEKRLDDAVMVLQTMIQKGREPDVVSYTTIINGLCVIRQFSAAIELWDEMLKKGFRPDGVACGALIVGLCNHGKVDMAYDLTMGMIGMKIELSIPVYNALISGFCKAGRFDKAQAIVSFMQRYGCKPDLVTCNILLNHYCNENMLDEAKKLIKKMDASGISPDRHSYNQLLKGICKANQLEKAYALIAHEMDAIGFCDVVSCNILIGALCKARNMGSAYKLFKDMRSKGIIADAVTYGTLINGFFRVGHPDLAEELFDQMLDAGVVPNVNAYNIMIHHLCKAGRMELAHNFFHDMIKKRISPDVVSYGTLINGLCKAFRVNEAMNLYEDMCKRGVTPDDVTYKILIGGLLKEGKVNAACRIWDHMMERGFTLDRSVSERLIEAIKSKNTQDMNYREASGDFSLR; this is encoded by the exons ATGTTTCTGGCTGTCAGATGGAATGGGCCATTCCGAAAACCTGTTGGCATTCTGTATCTTTCTCCCTTCGCTTCCATGTCCGGCTTCTTCCGTTCCACACTCACCACAGAACCAAAAAGCTTGCGGGCACCCCACAAGAACCTATCGGAGATCTTTAAAACAACGGCACCCACATTTGCGGATTCCTCTTCCAGGATTAGAAGGGCGTTGCAATCCAACAAATGGTCCGAGTCGGTGGAGATGGAGTTGCAGCGGCTTGATGTACATTTGAACACCTATATTGTTAATCAGGTACTAAAGAGCTTGTCGAATTCCGAAACGGCCTTCCTTTTTTTCGTGTGGGCCGAATCCCAGCCGGGTTTCGAGCATGATCACTTCACCATCAAGTCTGTGATCTGTTTGCTGCTGAAAGATCAAGACTTTGATCTTCTATCGAAATTTTTAGGAAGAATAAGGAGCAGTGGGTTCTCATTGCACCGTTCTGTGTATCGGATTCTAATATCTGGCTATGCCCGGGCTGGTTTGATAGATTCAGCAATTCAAATCTTTGATGAGATGATAGCTTCTGGTTGTCGCATATTTAGTGTGGATTACAATAAGTTTATAGGTCTACTAGTTAAAAATCATTGCTTTGATTTGGCTGAGAAGTATTACAACAAGATGATCCCAGAGAAATTCTCTTTGAGCTCGTTTACATACTCAAGGTTCATTGCTGGTTTGTGTGAAGTGAAGAATCTTAGGCTTGTTGAGAGGCTCTTAGTAGATATGAATAAAATGGGGTCTGTCCCAGATATCTGGGCTTATAACATATATTTGAATTCTTTGTGCAAAGAGAAGAGGTTGGATGATGCTGTTATGGTGCTGCAAACTATGATTCAGAAAGGAAGAGAGCCTGATGTTGTCTCTTACACCACAATCATCAATGGTTTGTGTGTTATTAGACAGTTTTCAGCTGCCATAGAGCTATGGGATGAAATGTTGAAAAAGGGGTTTAGGCCAGATGGTGTTGCCTGTGGTGCATTAATAGTTGGTTTGTGTAACCATGGGAAGGTTGATATGGCTTATGACCTGACAATGGGAATGATAGGGATGAAGATTGAGTTGAGTATTCCTGTTTATAATGCGCTTATAAGTGGATTTTGTAAAGCTGGTAGATTTGATAAAGCCCAAGCAATAGTGTCATTCATGCAAAGATATGGGTGCAAACCTGATTTGGTTACATGCAACATACTTTTGAATCattattgcaatgaaaatatgctGGATGAAGCTAAGAAATTGATAAAAAAGATGGATGCGAGTGGAATATCCCCTGACAGGCATAGTTACAATCAACTATTAAAGGGTATTTGCAAGGCTAACCAGCTTGAAAAGGCTTATGCTTTAATAGCTCATGAAATGGATGCTATAGGATTTTGTGATGTTGTATCTTGCAACATATTAATTGGTGCACTCTGCAAGGCAAGAAACATGGGATCTGCATACAAGTTGTTCAAGGATATGCGTTCTAAGGGAATAATTGCGGATGCAGTGACATATGGTACTCTGATTAATGGATTCTTTAGAGTAGGGCACCCTGATCTAGCTGAGGAACTTTTTGATCAGATGCTTGATGCTGGAGTGGTTCCAAACGTCAATGCATATAATATTATGATACACCACCTTTGCAAGGCCGGTCGAATGGAACTTGCTCACAATTTTTTTCATGACATGATCAAGAAGAGGATATCCCCTGATGTAGTTTCCTATGGCACTTTGATAAATGGACTCTGCAAGGCTTTCAGAGTAAATGAAGCCATGAATCTATATGAAGATATGTGCAAGAGGGGAGTAACTCCTGATGATGTGACATACAAGATATTGATTGGAGGACTTCTAAAGGAAGGAAAGGTAAATGCAGCCTGTAGGATCTGGGACCATATGATGGAGCGTGGCTTTACTCTTGACAGATCAGTTTCTGAAAGACTGATAGAGGCAATCAAGTCTAAAAACACACAAGATATGAATTATAGAGAAG CATCTGGAGATTTCAGTCTCAGGTAA
- the LOC105037618 gene encoding Golgi apparatus membrane protein-like protein ECHIDNA, producing the protein MDRLQPPRENYANPKTCFFHVFFKAAALAFYILSALFFNSFVIIFVVTVLLAALDFWVVKNVSGRILVGLRWWNEINEQGESVWKFECLDQESLARVNKKDSWLFWWTLYLTAVAWIFLGIFSLIRFQADYLLVVGVCLSLSIANIVGFTKCRKDAKKQIQQFASQTIASRFSSTLQSAFSVV; encoded by the exons CCTCCAAGGGAAAATTATGCAAATCCAAAGACTTGTTTTTTCCATGTTTTCTTCAAG GCTGCAGCATTGGCGTTCTATATCCTCTCAGCTCTTTTCTTTAATAGTTTTGTGATCATTTTCGTGGTTACTGTTCTTCTTGCTGCTCTTGATTTTTGGGTCGTCAAGAATGTGAGTGGACGGATATTGGTTGGTCTGAGGTGGTGGAACGAGATAAATGAGCAAGGAGAGAGTGTGTGGAAGTTTGAGTGCTTGGATCAAGAG tctcttgctCGCGTGAATAAGAAGGACTCGTGGCTCTTTTGGTGGACGCTTTATCTCACG GCTGTTGCATGGATTTTCCTTGGGATATTCTCGCTTATAAGATTTCAAGCAGACTATCTACTAGTTGTTGGAGTTTGTCTGAGCCTCAGCATTGCAAACATTGTTGGCTTCACAAAATGCCGTAAAG ATGCCAAGAAACAGATCCAACAATTTGCTTCTCAGACAATTGCATCACGATTTAGTTCGACACTACAATCAGCTTTCAGTGTTGTATGA